A portion of the Microbulbifer agarilyticus genome contains these proteins:
- a CDS encoding dihydrodipicolinate synthase family protein, translating into MQINWSGVFPAATTQFNADESVNIAATLAHLDVMLDAGINGLVMLGTVGENCSLNQSEKIEVLAATVKHVDGRVPVLTGVSEYTTTQARAFARDAQRAGVDGLMVLPPMSYKADATEIVTHIRGVADATDLPVMVYNNPACYGVDVSAEAVADLSKIPNIVAVKEASDDPRRLTDIANLVSEDFVLFCGVDDLALESIALGAHGWISGLVNAFPQENRLMWDLATSGNFEEARKVYRWYTPLLHLDTKPKLVQYIKLAVQECGFGSEFCRNPRLNIVGEERKEVLEIIRTAIANRPTIR; encoded by the coding sequence ATGCAGATTAATTGGAGCGGCGTATTCCCAGCAGCCACGACACAATTCAATGCCGACGAAAGTGTCAACATCGCGGCCACACTGGCTCATTTGGACGTGATGCTGGATGCGGGTATCAATGGACTGGTGATGCTTGGGACTGTGGGCGAAAACTGCTCACTAAACCAAAGCGAAAAGATAGAAGTGCTCGCCGCAACCGTTAAGCATGTTGACGGGCGCGTACCAGTACTTACTGGCGTATCGGAATACACCACCACTCAGGCACGGGCATTTGCGCGCGACGCGCAACGCGCGGGTGTTGATGGACTGATGGTGTTACCGCCGATGTCGTATAAAGCGGATGCGACTGAAATCGTGACCCACATCCGTGGTGTAGCAGACGCGACAGACTTACCCGTAATGGTCTACAACAACCCGGCCTGCTATGGCGTAGACGTTTCCGCCGAGGCTGTAGCAGACCTTTCAAAGATCCCCAACATCGTGGCAGTAAAAGAAGCCTCTGATGACCCGCGGCGCCTAACCGATATCGCGAACCTAGTGAGTGAGGATTTTGTACTGTTTTGCGGCGTCGACGATCTGGCCCTTGAAAGTATTGCACTCGGCGCGCACGGTTGGATCTCTGGCTTGGTAAACGCTTTTCCTCAGGAAAACCGCTTGATGTGGGACCTTGCGACTAGTGGCAATTTCGAAGAGGCACGCAAGGTTTACCGCTGGTACACCCCCCTACTGCACCTGGATACCAAACCCAAATTGGTTCAATACATAAAGCTAGCTGTCCAGGAATGCGGATTCGGTAGCGAATTCTGCCGCAATCCTCGCCTGAATATTGTTGGTGAAGAACGTAAAGAGGTGTTGGAAATTATCCGCACTGCGATCGCGAATCGCCCCACTATCCGGTAA
- a CDS encoding NAD(P)/FAD-dependent oxidoreductase: protein MSRLKCMNSTCETAVIGAGIIGVTIAEQLQQRGHQVLLLDKEEPGRGCSYGNAGHFATDVVMPLANLQTIMSLPKLLADPLGPLSIRWQYFPRMLPWLTRFAVAALPGNVRRSCDSLRALNSRSIESYDRLLNRLGLQELMTKEGALTVYESSASIEKNRSQVVQLREFGVEVESLNGEEIRTLEPALSDKVAGGLFFPKTAHTVNPYRLVQSIFTKFRSIGGEFSQRAVAGVRTLANGDTAITLQDGTTLQARKVVIAAGAWSRSLVRHLGYSVPLDSERGYHLMLPDTGCVLTRPMVSFERSFVMTPMEEGLRLAGTVELAGLEAPEDPRRADILFQHARSIIPGLTNQRASRWMGFRPSLPDSLPVIGASPSNSRQLFAFGHQHLGLTQAAITAELIADHMEGRKAELDLSVFSVDRF from the coding sequence ATGAGTAGGCTGAAATGTATGAATTCGACATGTGAAACCGCAGTGATCGGTGCCGGCATCATTGGGGTAACCATTGCCGAGCAGCTACAACAGCGGGGGCACCAGGTATTACTGTTAGATAAAGAAGAACCTGGCCGTGGTTGTTCTTACGGTAATGCGGGGCATTTTGCCACTGATGTGGTGATGCCCCTGGCGAATCTGCAGACAATCATGTCCTTGCCGAAGCTATTGGCAGATCCGTTGGGGCCTCTATCAATTCGCTGGCAGTACTTTCCCAGAATGTTGCCATGGTTGACACGTTTTGCGGTCGCTGCTCTCCCTGGGAATGTCAGACGATCCTGTGACAGCCTACGCGCGTTAAACAGCCGGTCTATCGAAAGTTATGATCGCCTGCTGAACCGTTTGGGGTTGCAGGAACTGATGACCAAAGAGGGTGCACTTACCGTCTACGAATCGTCCGCGTCAATTGAAAAGAATCGATCGCAAGTTGTGCAATTACGCGAATTTGGTGTTGAAGTAGAAAGTCTGAATGGAGAGGAAATTCGGACTCTTGAGCCCGCGTTAAGTGATAAGGTTGCGGGTGGACTATTTTTCCCAAAAACAGCGCATACGGTAAATCCATATCGACTGGTGCAGTCAATTTTTACGAAGTTTCGATCCATCGGAGGCGAGTTTTCTCAGCGCGCTGTAGCAGGGGTTCGGACGCTTGCAAATGGTGATACCGCTATCACTTTACAAGACGGCACAACTTTGCAGGCGCGGAAGGTTGTGATCGCTGCAGGCGCCTGGTCGCGGTCTCTGGTGCGACACTTGGGGTACTCCGTGCCCCTGGATTCTGAGCGCGGTTATCACCTGATGTTGCCGGATACGGGTTGTGTTTTGACGCGCCCGATGGTGTCCTTTGAGCGGTCGTTTGTCATGACTCCAATGGAGGAGGGCCTACGCCTTGCGGGGACGGTAGAGTTAGCGGGGCTTGAGGCTCCCGAAGATCCCCGCCGAGCGGATATTCTGTTTCAGCATGCCCGATCGATTATCCCCGGGCTGACAAACCAGCGGGCGAGTCGCTGGATGGGGTTTCGTCCCTCACTACCGGATTCCTTGCCGGTTATTGGCGCTTCGCCAAGCAATAGTCGTCAGCTGTTCGCTTTTGGTCATCAACATTTAGGTTTGACCCAAGCGGCGATTACGGCGGAACTCATTGCGGATCATATGGAAGGTCGGAAGGCAGAGTTGGACCTGTCAGTATTTTCGGTGGATCGCTTTTAA
- a CDS encoding GntR family transcriptional regulator, protein MTITEYIKSDVKAVLQAQGSLPYKLTLGAMSEHYKVSLTPVRHAVDELVEEGVILRKDNGRLEARPEVLKGVKLEAPQADATDHKLYDDIREDVIARSLKQDTEYLREQATAEQYGAGRTVVRQIFSRLAGAGLIEHVPRCGWRVHPFSEQDMHNYLDIREMLELKALDLAREHFTEDELRQLLKANHPGRGNTESQLDFDLHDYWIERCGNRYIQEFFQRYSPFYNALFNYAVIDEEVKREMAQEHCEIVECLLAKDWKGARNALSAHIREQREAVSRMIEFLNDKQTA, encoded by the coding sequence ATGACCATTACTGAATATATCAAATCCGATGTAAAAGCTGTTCTTCAAGCGCAAGGTAGCCTGCCGTACAAATTGACTTTAGGCGCCATGTCGGAGCACTACAAGGTCAGCTTGACGCCAGTGCGTCATGCGGTAGATGAATTGGTGGAAGAGGGGGTAATACTCCGCAAAGACAATGGTCGACTCGAAGCGCGGCCGGAAGTGTTGAAAGGGGTCAAGCTAGAGGCTCCTCAAGCGGATGCCACCGACCACAAGCTGTACGATGACATTCGTGAAGATGTGATTGCGCGCAGTCTTAAGCAAGATACTGAATATTTGCGGGAGCAAGCCACTGCGGAGCAGTATGGTGCGGGCCGAACGGTCGTCCGACAGATTTTCTCTCGACTGGCTGGTGCTGGCCTAATCGAGCATGTGCCACGTTGTGGCTGGCGGGTTCACCCTTTCAGCGAGCAGGATATGCACAATTACCTCGATATCCGCGAGATGTTGGAACTGAAAGCACTGGATCTTGCACGTGAACACTTTACCGAGGACGAGCTGCGACAATTACTCAAGGCTAACCATCCCGGGCGCGGAAACACTGAATCGCAATTGGATTTTGATTTACACGATTACTGGATCGAGCGTTGTGGCAACCGCTACATCCAGGAGTTCTTCCAGCGCTATAGCCCGTTTTACAACGCACTCTTCAACTATGCGGTTATTGACGAAGAGGTAAAGCGAGAAATGGCGCAAGAACACTGCGAGATCGTGGAGTGCCTGCTAGCTAAAGATTGGAAGGGGGCGCGTAACGCATTGAGCGCGCACATTCGTGAGCAGCGTGAAGCCGTATCCAGGATGATTGAATTTCTCAACGATAAACAGACGGCGTAG
- a CDS encoding aldehyde dehydrogenase (NADP(+)), with the protein MSGEFAMYTAPVLIAGEWCQAAESGRFHPVNPSTREQLSQAYPVSSWHDCDTALDAAVLAAEQLNACPASARAQFLEHFADLIEADAKSICALAAEETGLPIHPRLLEVELPRTTNQLRQAARAAADGSWARATIDTSANIRSIHRAIGPVVIFGPNNFPLAFNGVSGGDFAAAIAAGNPVIAKAHSAHPGTSQLLARLAHQALQASGLPTSTIQVLYATSRADGLKLVSDPRTGAVAFTGSRSAGLTLKQAADEVGTPIYVELSSINPVIMLAGALRENSAALAEEFANSCLMGTGQFCTSPGLLILPEGADTTVFMQHSADLFDSKPIGTLLSEDTEANLRQTTQELIASGAKVLTKNLNCDPARFCRPNTLLAITGKEFLLQANRYQAEAFGNTALIVVSKSTEETCQIINSLEGNLTGSIYSAIDSSDDTDYNQVEPILRARVGRLLNDKMPTGVAISPAMNHGGPFPASGHPGFTAVGIPASLIRFSKLHCYDNVRNNRLPALLQDDNPTGAWRLINEEWSQSAL; encoded by the coding sequence ATGAGCGGAGAATTTGCGATGTACACAGCACCAGTACTGATTGCGGGCGAGTGGTGTCAGGCGGCCGAATCGGGCCGCTTTCATCCGGTGAACCCGTCAACCCGTGAGCAACTCTCGCAGGCCTACCCTGTCTCAAGCTGGCATGACTGTGATACTGCACTGGATGCAGCGGTCCTTGCCGCCGAGCAGCTGAATGCCTGCCCGGCGTCAGCAAGAGCACAGTTTCTCGAGCACTTTGCAGATCTCATCGAAGCGGATGCTAAATCCATCTGCGCCTTGGCAGCAGAAGAAACTGGGTTGCCCATACATCCGCGCCTACTTGAGGTAGAGCTACCGCGGACGACAAACCAACTGCGCCAAGCGGCAAGAGCTGCAGCCGATGGTTCTTGGGCACGCGCAACCATAGACACCAGCGCGAATATTCGCAGCATCCACCGTGCAATAGGCCCAGTCGTAATATTTGGTCCAAACAATTTCCCGCTGGCATTCAATGGTGTCTCCGGAGGAGACTTTGCCGCGGCGATCGCAGCCGGCAACCCGGTAATCGCTAAAGCACACTCTGCGCACCCCGGCACCAGCCAGTTACTTGCAAGGCTGGCACACCAGGCATTACAGGCCAGCGGCCTGCCAACGAGCACAATACAAGTACTTTACGCCACAAGCCGTGCTGACGGTTTAAAACTGGTCAGCGATCCACGTACCGGCGCCGTGGCATTTACCGGCTCGCGCTCTGCGGGTCTCACACTAAAGCAAGCCGCCGATGAGGTGGGCACACCGATTTATGTTGAACTCTCGAGTATCAACCCGGTAATCATGCTGGCGGGCGCATTGCGGGAAAATAGCGCAGCGCTTGCCGAGGAATTTGCCAACAGTTGCCTGATGGGTACCGGACAATTCTGTACAAGCCCTGGTTTGTTAATACTTCCGGAGGGTGCCGATACAACGGTATTCATGCAACACAGCGCAGACCTATTTGACAGCAAGCCCATAGGCACACTCCTAAGTGAGGATACTGAAGCCAACCTACGCCAGACAACGCAAGAATTAATTGCCAGTGGCGCTAAGGTCCTGACAAAGAACCTTAACTGCGACCCAGCACGATTTTGCCGTCCCAACACCCTTCTTGCTATTACGGGCAAGGAATTCTTGTTGCAAGCCAACCGCTATCAAGCGGAAGCCTTCGGGAATACCGCACTCATCGTGGTTAGCAAAAGTACCGAGGAAACATGCCAAATCATAAATAGCCTGGAAGGTAATCTCACCGGCAGTATCTACTCCGCAATCGATAGCAGTGACGATACTGACTACAACCAGGTGGAACCGATCTTACGCGCACGCGTTGGCCGCTTGCTAAACGACAAGATGCCGACCGGTGTGGCAATCTCACCTGCAATGAACCATGGCGGGCCCTTCCCCGCCTCTGGGCATCCAGGATTTACCGCTGTAGGCATCCCTGCGTCGCTCATACGCTTCAGTAAATTGCACTGTTATGACAATGTGCGTAACAATCGCTTACCCGCATTGCTGCAAGACGACAATCCCACTGGGGCCTGGCGACTAATTAATGAAGAATGGAGCCAGTCGGCACTATAA
- a CDS encoding proline racemase family protein, with product MIEIDSPVTEPIKDLSIDQVIEVVDSHTGGEPTRVIVAGGPNLGTGSMAERLSLFREHFDYLRSALIREPRGSDVLVGAIVCKPKNPASTAGVIFFNNVGYLGMCGHGTIGLAVTLARKGLITPGKHELETPVGNVSFVLHNNHRVSVDNVASYRYRKDVSVEVDGLGTVTGDIAWGGNWFFLVGNHGQEITVDNAERLTDYCHRVREALVAHGIAGENGHEIDHIELFSPPTNPEQADSKNFVLCPGNAYDRSPCGTGTSAKLACLYADGKIKEGDVWRQESVIGSIFEGRIRALPDSTYEQGKVIPTITGSAYISAESRVIIDPEDPFAHGIG from the coding sequence GTGATCGAAATCGATAGTCCAGTTACGGAGCCAATTAAGGACCTCTCGATCGACCAAGTTATCGAGGTGGTCGACTCCCATACCGGTGGCGAACCTACTCGAGTTATTGTCGCCGGTGGCCCGAATTTGGGAACGGGCAGTATGGCTGAGCGCCTAAGCCTGTTTCGAGAGCATTTCGACTACCTTCGCTCCGCCCTCATTCGGGAACCACGGGGATCGGATGTACTAGTAGGCGCCATCGTGTGCAAACCAAAAAACCCTGCAAGCACTGCCGGGGTGATCTTTTTCAACAACGTCGGCTATCTGGGTATGTGTGGCCATGGCACCATCGGCCTAGCGGTCACCCTTGCCCGCAAAGGTTTGATCACACCAGGGAAACACGAACTGGAGACCCCCGTAGGCAATGTCTCCTTTGTCCTGCATAACAACCACCGGGTAAGCGTCGACAATGTCGCCAGCTATCGATATCGCAAAGACGTATCCGTAGAAGTGGATGGCCTGGGGACGGTAACCGGTGACATCGCCTGGGGGGGGAACTGGTTTTTCCTGGTCGGGAATCATGGACAGGAAATCACCGTGGATAATGCCGAGCGGTTGACGGACTACTGCCATAGGGTTCGTGAGGCCCTTGTTGCACACGGAATCGCCGGTGAGAATGGTCATGAGATCGATCATATCGAGCTTTTCTCACCACCTACCAATCCGGAGCAAGCCGACAGCAAAAACTTTGTCCTCTGCCCTGGCAACGCCTATGACCGCTCTCCTTGCGGAACCGGAACCAGTGCGAAACTGGCGTGCCTGTACGCTGATGGCAAGATTAAAGAAGGTGACGTATGGCGGCAGGAAAGTGTGATCGGTAGTATTTTCGAGGGTCGTATAAGGGCGCTACCGGACTCGACATATGAACAAGGGAAAGTGATTCCCACAATCACCGGCAGCGCTTACATCAGTGCGGAATCCCGCGTCATTATTGACCCCGAAGACCCTTTCGCACACGGCATAGGATAA
- a CDS encoding DUF1214 domain-containing protein, which yields MKYGLQLFCFIFVALQLYPAHATEQVTPENYIRAEVDFALADFQKNAGGKVNEFFYITEPTPLNNQTVVRMNRDTLYAGAVVDTEGGATITIPEFPDDRYFSVYVVDNDHYASAVYYTPGTHKLPEDTKYAAVIQRIQLKDPSDPNDVALVNALQKKIKINATSADPFPTPPWDKDSMLSLRKKYEKEFQKFDQYEPDWMGPKGEVNEKMRHLAVAGAIYLFPEKDAVYINYTGPEDSSKCYRATYAVPDNNAFWSITVYGEDGFMKSDNNIINDRNVTLNKDNTFTAYFGSEEHCGKHANRVDITDGWNFLMRVYRPGPTVLKREYGLPAVSVVE from the coding sequence GTGAAGTACGGCCTGCAACTGTTTTGTTTCATTTTTGTTGCACTGCAGCTGTACCCAGCACACGCCACGGAGCAGGTGACACCCGAAAACTACATCCGCGCCGAAGTCGATTTCGCACTTGCTGACTTCCAGAAAAATGCTGGCGGCAAGGTGAACGAATTTTTTTACATTACGGAGCCAACCCCTCTTAACAACCAAACGGTGGTGCGCATGAATCGCGACACGCTCTACGCCGGTGCCGTTGTCGACACAGAGGGTGGTGCCACTATCACCATTCCAGAATTCCCAGACGATCGATATTTCTCGGTATACGTGGTCGACAATGACCATTATGCCTCTGCGGTGTATTACACCCCCGGCACACACAAACTTCCGGAAGACACCAAGTACGCTGCGGTGATTCAGCGGATCCAGCTAAAAGATCCCAGTGATCCGAATGACGTAGCACTGGTAAACGCGCTCCAAAAGAAAATTAAGATCAATGCAACGAGCGCCGACCCTTTCCCCACCCCACCGTGGGACAAAGACTCCATGCTTTCACTGCGCAAAAAATACGAGAAAGAATTCCAAAAATTTGATCAATACGAGCCTGACTGGATGGGGCCCAAGGGAGAAGTTAATGAGAAAATGCGTCATCTGGCGGTAGCCGGCGCGATATATTTATTTCCCGAAAAAGACGCTGTGTACATCAACTACACAGGCCCAGAGGATAGTTCAAAGTGCTACCGAGCAACCTACGCGGTACCCGACAACAATGCCTTTTGGTCGATCACTGTTTACGGTGAAGATGGATTTATGAAATCCGACAACAACATTATCAACGACCGCAATGTGACACTGAATAAAGACAACACCTTTACCGCATATTTCGGCAGCGAAGAACACTGTGGCAAGCACGCAAACCGCGTTGATATTACAGATGGATGGAACTTCCTTATGCGAGTGTATCGGCCCGGCCCTACCGTATTGAAAAGAGAATACGGCTTGCCAGCGGTTAGCGTTGTCGAGTAG
- the pepQ gene encoding Xaa-Pro dipeptidase has protein sequence MTLAALYEEHLEILARRHSEAMEAAGYSRLLIHSGVQRLPFCDDNHYPFKVNPHFKYWLPLLEHPHCFVDFRVGQPPRLIYFQPEDYWHKTPADPEGYWATHFEIELVAQVEDGIRALGRDLGHCAFIGEEACMIPGLAEENINPAKLLDELHYYRAYKTRYEAECLRRANRIAAAGHLSARDAFTSGGSELDIHHAYLQGAGVLEVELPYTNIVAMNSHGSVLHYHGADRHGLAVKDIHSLVIDAGASFAGYASDITRSYAYRDGVYAELLHDLDHAQRSLVNMLEIGKEFAEFHWQSHLLIAEILQRHGFVDMAPHKMVTEGVTNVFFPCGLGHFIGLQVHDVGGYQMAPRSQAEKRDPRAPFLRLARKLEAGQALTIEPGIYFMDMLLGELSRSKHSSRVNWDKVDEFRKYGGVRVEDCVLMHENRVENQSRDAFEALLARKGDGSPSIDFSAASV, from the coding sequence ATGACGCTTGCTGCACTATATGAAGAGCACCTTGAAATTCTGGCCCGGCGCCACAGCGAAGCCATGGAGGCTGCGGGATATTCGCGGCTGTTGATTCACTCGGGTGTGCAAAGACTTCCGTTTTGCGACGACAACCACTATCCATTTAAGGTAAATCCACATTTCAAATACTGGTTGCCATTGTTGGAGCATCCCCATTGCTTTGTGGATTTCCGTGTTGGGCAGCCGCCTCGGTTGATCTACTTTCAGCCCGAGGACTATTGGCATAAAACGCCTGCTGATCCAGAGGGCTATTGGGCGACGCATTTTGAAATTGAGTTGGTAGCTCAGGTTGAAGACGGGATAAGGGCGCTCGGTAGGGACTTGGGTCACTGTGCGTTTATCGGTGAAGAGGCGTGTATGATTCCCGGGTTGGCGGAAGAGAATATCAACCCCGCCAAACTGCTAGACGAGCTTCACTATTACCGGGCTTATAAAACTCGGTACGAGGCGGAGTGTTTGCGACGGGCGAATCGCATTGCCGCGGCAGGGCACTTGTCTGCAAGGGATGCATTTACTTCCGGAGGCAGTGAGCTGGATATCCACCATGCGTACTTGCAAGGTGCCGGTGTGCTGGAAGTGGAGTTACCGTATACAAACATTGTGGCAATGAACAGCCATGGTTCCGTTTTGCACTATCACGGCGCCGATCGCCATGGGTTAGCTGTAAAGGATATCCACTCCCTCGTCATCGATGCGGGCGCAAGTTTTGCAGGGTATGCCAGTGATATCACTCGTAGTTATGCCTACCGAGACGGCGTCTACGCGGAGTTGCTACATGACCTGGATCACGCACAAAGGTCATTGGTAAACATGTTGGAGATTGGCAAAGAGTTTGCGGAATTCCACTGGCAGTCCCATTTATTGATCGCAGAGATACTGCAGCGTCATGGGTTCGTTGATATGGCGCCGCATAAAATGGTTACCGAAGGGGTCACAAATGTGTTTTTTCCCTGTGGTCTTGGGCACTTTATCGGATTGCAGGTGCATGATGTCGGCGGCTACCAGATGGCGCCCCGAAGTCAGGCGGAAAAGCGTGATCCGCGGGCGCCATTCTTGCGCCTGGCTCGCAAGCTTGAAGCTGGTCAGGCATTGACCATTGAACCGGGAATCTATTTTATGGATATGCTGCTTGGTGAACTGTCTAGAAGCAAACATAGTAGCCGGGTGAACTGGGATAAAGTGGATGAGTTTCGCAAATACGGCGGGGTACGTGTGGAGGATTGTGTGCTCATGCATGAAAATCGCGTCGAAAACCAGAGCCGCGACGCATTTGAGGCATTGCTCGCTCGAAAGGGCGATGGAAGCCCTTCAATAGATTTTTCTGCGGCCTCGGTATAG
- a CDS encoding acyl-CoA thioesterase has translation MLEKLSKLLDVEQLDTNLFRSQEHVENYRKVLFGGQVLGQALMAATRTVEDRLPHSLHAYFLRPGSSEMPVIYDVDPIRDGGSFTTRRVVARQKGKAIFNMSCSFQIDEPGFDHQIDMPTDGVIPPEKLKNTQRLAEEAGMNDPAHNQRRFMVDFRPVDPMSYFGAGVREPRCMFWFKVDSELSDDPIEHRSALCYASDMALLGTSLQPHPISLFDPNMMPASLDHAMWFHRHFRADEWLLYVTDSPSASGARGYCRGQIFTRDGRLVASTTQEGLIRKIDR, from the coding sequence ATGTTAGAAAAGCTGAGCAAGCTCCTTGACGTCGAGCAACTCGACACCAACCTGTTCCGCAGCCAGGAACACGTGGAAAATTACCGTAAGGTTCTCTTCGGAGGCCAGGTATTAGGCCAAGCACTAATGGCGGCTACGCGGACCGTAGAAGACCGCCTACCACACTCTTTGCATGCGTACTTCCTGCGCCCCGGTTCCAGTGAAATGCCGGTAATCTACGATGTAGACCCGATTCGCGATGGTGGCAGCTTTACGACCCGCCGTGTCGTGGCCCGCCAAAAGGGCAAGGCCATTTTCAATATGTCTTGCTCCTTCCAAATCGATGAACCCGGGTTTGATCATCAGATAGACATGCCAACAGATGGCGTGATCCCCCCAGAAAAGCTGAAAAACACCCAACGACTGGCCGAAGAAGCAGGCATGAACGACCCGGCCCACAACCAGCGTCGCTTTATGGTGGACTTCCGTCCGGTGGACCCAATGAGCTATTTTGGCGCCGGTGTACGCGAGCCCCGCTGCATGTTCTGGTTCAAGGTGGATAGCGAGCTGTCGGACGATCCGATCGAACACCGCAGCGCACTGTGTTACGCCTCCGACATGGCACTGCTGGGCACCAGCCTGCAGCCGCACCCCATCAGCCTGTTTGACCCGAATATGATGCCGGCGAGCCTGGACCACGCCATGTGGTTCCACCGTCACTTCCGGGCCGACGAGTGGCTGCTGTACGTGACCGATAGTCCCTCGGCGAGTGGTGCTCGCGGCTATTGCCGTGGCCAGATCTTTACCCGGGACGGTCGCTTGGTTGCATCCACCACCCAGGAAGGCCTGATTCGCAAGATCGACCGCTGA